The following DNA comes from Oncorhynchus tshawytscha isolate Ot180627B unplaced genomic scaffold, Otsh_v2.0 Un_contig_5015_pilon_pilon, whole genome shotgun sequence.
ctgtctgtctctttagaGAGGAGCAGTGCAGAGAGGCCTTCATGATGTTCAATGGAAGATGGTACGCTGGTAAACAGCTCCAGTGTGAGTTCTCTCCTGTCACCAGATGGAAGACTGCTATATGTGGTGAGTGAATGGAACACAAAAGTACAACTGAGAACCACAATACATCTACCTACACTGATTTTTACAGAATCATGCTAGTCATAAGTCGTGTatattaccttttatttaactaggcaagtcggttaagaacaaattaacttcctgttcaggggcagaatgacagatttgtaccttgtcagctcgggggttttgaacttgcaaccttccggttactagtccaacgctctaaccactaggctaccctgccgccccatattatTAAGACCCTGGTATTTGTTTGATTGTCATGATCCTCCACAGGTTTGTTCGACCGACAGAAGTGTCCGAAAGGAAAGCACTGCAACTTCCTGCACGTGTACCGTAACCCTGGAAATGAGTTCTGGGAGGCGGACAGGGACCTGCACATGTCCCCCGACCGGGGAGGAGGAGGCACCGGGTCTTTCGCTGGGGGCCGGTTCTCTGAGAGAAGTAGCCGCTCCTCGTGGACCGAGAGGTCACAGAGCCGAcggggggagaggagcaggaggagtaggAGCAGGGAGAGCAGAATAGCCCAAAGGAGAGAGAGTCTTCAGAGTGACAGGTCTTGGACCAGTCGTACCAGCACGAGACCCAGGTCGAGGAGTagggacagagaaaggagagacaggagcagagataggagggacagaggcagggacagagacCGGCGGGATGGGAGCAGAGACCGagatgggagcaagagagaggggtggaggggttcaCCCACAGAGGCTAGTAGGGGGAGATCCAGATCAGCCAGCCCTGGAGAGTCCTctaagaggaagagacaggggagcagGAGCCCTGGAGAGTCCTctaagaggaagagacaggggagcagGAGCCCTGGAGAGTCCTctaagaggaagagacaggggagcagGAGCCCTGGAGAGTCCTctaagaggaagagacaggggagcagGAGCCCTGGAGAGTCCTctaagaggaagagacaggggagcagGAGCCCTGGAGAGTCCTctaagaggaagagacaggggagcagGAGCCCTGGAGAGTCCTCTAAGAGGAAGAGACCGGGGAGCAGGAGCCCTGGGAAAACATCCCAAAAAGACAAGCAGCCAGCCAACGACAGCAGCGACACAGCTCCATCACGCCACAAACACTCCAAAAAAAGCAAAAAGAAGAAGAGCAAGAGGAGGAAACCCAAGAGGGACAAAAAGAGCCAGTCGGCTGGGGGTCAGAGTTCATCTGCAGAGTCAGGGAAGGAGTCTTGGGACGAGGAGAAACCCTCTCCAAACCTTGTAGACAGCAGTACACGGACTCCTCATGAGGTAGACAACACTACCCAGGAGACTGTGGATGTAGACAACACTACCCAGGAGACTGTGGATGTAGACAACACTACCCAGGAGACTGTGGATGTAGACAACACTACCCAGGAGACTGTGGATGTAGACAACACTACCCAGGAGACTGTGGATGTAGACAACACTTCCCAGGAGACTGCTAGGGTAAATGCCATACTTAGTCTCATGTTGTCTGAGTCTCTTGATAATGCCAATGCAGTCACTTCAGACATACAGACCCAGGTCAAGGAGGAGCCTGAGGATCCCTGTCCACCTATTGTCCCCTctcctagccctggggatgtggACATCGCTCAGACTCCTGGG
Coding sequences within:
- the zrsr2 gene encoding U2 small nuclear ribonucleoprotein auxiliary factor 35 kDa subunit-related protein 2 isoform X7, with amino-acid sequence MLDQAESQLENGGPWRNPEAPDFGTEQDRANCPFFLKTGACRFGDRCSRKHVHPPSSPTLMIRGMFATFGMDQRSRDDYDTDACLEHSEEEVQQQFVDFYEDVLPELRTAGKVVQFKVSCNFEPHLRGNVYVQFDTEEQCREAFMMFNGRWYAGKQLQCEFSPVTRWKTAICGLFDRQKCPKGKHCNFLHVYRNPGNEFWEADRDLHMSPDRGGGGTGSFAGGRFSERSSRSSWTERSQSRRGERSRRSRSRESRIAQRRESLQSDRSWTSRTSTRPRSRSRDRERRDRSRDRRDRGRDRDRRDGSRDRDGSKREGWRGSPTEASRGRSRSASPGESSKRKRQGSRSPGESSKRKRQGSRSPGESSKRKRQGSRSPGESSKRKRQGSRSPGESSKRKRQGSRSPGESSKRKRQGSRSPGESSKRKRPGSRSPGKTSQKDKQPANDSSDTAPSRHKHSKKSKKKKSKRRKPKRDKKSQSAGGQSSSAESGKESWDEEKPSPNLVDSSTRTPHEVDNTTQETVDVDNTTQETVDVDNTTQETVDVDNTTQETVDVDNTTQETVDVDNTSQETARVNAILSLMLSESLDNANAVTSDIQTQVKEEPEDPCPPIVPSPSPGDVDIAQTPGATDNSTPEANALSPDLHSIFLKQEYPSLPSVPEEECEQDGPETLPDSPDDDDP
- the zrsr2 gene encoding U2 small nuclear ribonucleoprotein auxiliary factor 35 kDa subunit-related protein 2 isoform X5 — protein: MAASIPSAVSAPSLGQKRRASLKKKERRKRKRQALAKAQIRESGENRDDSPPEQDDDEEERKAEEERRRLDQEWLERERLAQQEFRLRWEREDAARKRQEEEEARIKQEWEAQQRREEEEKEQKKQEKRDREEAVQKMLDQAESQLENGGPWRNPEAPDFGTEQDRANCPFFLKTGACRFGDRCSRKHVHPPSSPTLMIRGMFATFGMDQRSRDDYDTDACLEHSEEEVQQQFVDFYEDVLPELRTAGKVVQFKVSCNFEPHLRGNVYVQFDTEEQCREAFMMFNGRWYAGKQLQCEFSPVTRWKTAICGLFDRQKCPKGKHCNFLHVYRNPGNEFWEADRDLHMSPDRGGGGTGSFAGGRFSERSSRSSWTERSQSRRGERSRRSRSRESRIAQRRESLQSDRSWTSRTSTRPRSRSRDRERRDRSRDRRDRGRDRDRRDGSRDRDGSKREGWRGSPTEASRGRSRSASPGESSKRKRQGSRSPGESSKRKRQGSRSPGESSKRKRQGSRSPGESSKRKRQGSRSPGESSKRKRQGSRSPGESSKRKRPGSRSPGKTSQKDKQPANDSSDTAPSRHKHSKKSKKKKSKRRKPKRDKKSQSAGGQSSSAESGKESWDEEKPSPNLVDSSTRTPHEVDNTTQETVDVDNTTQETVDVDNTTQETVDVDNTTQETVDVDNTTQETVDVDNTSQETARVNAILSLMLSESLDNANAVTSDIQTQVKEEPEDPCPPIVPSPSPGDVDIAQTPGATDNSTPEANALSPDLHSIFLKQEYPSLPSVPEEECEQDGPETLPDSPDDDDP
- the zrsr2 gene encoding U2 small nuclear ribonucleoprotein auxiliary factor 35 kDa subunit-related protein 2 isoform X3; translated protein: MAASIPSAVSAPSLGQKRRASLKKKERRKRKRQALAKAQIRESGENRDDSPPEQDDDEEERKAEEERRRLDQEWLERERLAQQEFRLRWEREDAARKRQEEEEARIKQEWEAQQRREEEEKEQKKQEKRDREEAVQKMLDQAESQLENGGPWRNPEAPDFGTEQDRANCPFFLKTGACRFGDRCSRKHVHPPSSPTLMIRGMFATFGMDQRSRDDYDTDACLEHSEEEVQQQFVDFYEDVLPELRTAGKVVQFKVSCNFEPHLRGNVYVQFDTEEQCREAFMMFNGRWYAGKQLQCEFSPVTRWKTAICGLFDRQKCPKGKHCNFLHVYRNPGNEFWEADRDLHMSPDRGGGGTGSFAGGRFSERSSRSSWTERSQSRRGERSRRSRSRESRIAQRRESLQSDRSWTSRTSTRPRSRSRDRERRDRSRDRRDRGRDRDRRDGSRDRDGSKREGWRGSPTEASRGRSRSASPGESSKRKRQGSRSPGESSKRKRQGSRSPGESSKRKRQGSRSPGESSKRKRQGSRSPGESSKRKRQGSRSPGESSKRKRQGSRSPGESSKRKRPGSRSPGKTSQKDKQPANDSSDTAPSRHKHSKKSKKKKSKRRKPKRDKKSQSAGGQSSSAESGKESWDEEKPSPNLVDSSTRTPHEVDNTTQETVDVDNTTQETVDVDNTTQETVDVDNTTQETVDVDNTSQETARVNAILSLMLSESLDNANAVTSDIQTQVKEEPEDPCPPIVPSPSPGDVDIAQTPGATDNSTPEANALSPDLHSIFLKQEYPSLPSVPEEECEQDGPETLPDSPDDDDP
- the zrsr2 gene encoding U2 small nuclear ribonucleoprotein auxiliary factor 35 kDa subunit-related protein 2 isoform X2; translation: MVVPKNHTVVLQKRRASLKKKERRKRKRQALAKAQIRESGENRDDSPPEQDDDEEERKAEEERRRLDQEWLERERLAQQEFRLRWEREDAARKRQEEEEARIKQEWEAQQRREEEEKEQKKQEKRDREEAVQKMLDQAESQLENGGPWRNPEAPDFGTEQDRANCPFFLKTGACRFGDRCSRKHVHPPSSPTLMIRGMFATFGMDQRSRDDYDTDACLEHSEEEVQQQFVDFYEDVLPELRTAGKVVQFKVSCNFEPHLRGNVYVQFDTEEQCREAFMMFNGRWYAGKQLQCEFSPVTRWKTAICGLFDRQKCPKGKHCNFLHVYRNPGNEFWEADRDLHMSPDRGGGGTGSFAGGRFSERSSRSSWTERSQSRRGERSRRSRSRESRIAQRRESLQSDRSWTSRTSTRPRSRSRDRERRDRSRDRRDRGRDRDRRDGSRDRDGSKREGWRGSPTEASRGRSRSASPGESSKRKRQGSRSPGESSKRKRQGSRSPGESSKRKRQGSRSPGESSKRKRQGSRSPGESSKRKRQGSRSPGESSKRKRQGSRSPGESSKRKRPGSRSPGKTSQKDKQPANDSSDTAPSRHKHSKKSKKKKSKRRKPKRDKKSQSAGGQSSSAESGKESWDEEKPSPNLVDSSTRTPHEVDNTTQETVDVDNTTQETVDVDNTTQETVDVDNTTQETVDVDNTTQETVDVDNTSQETARVNAILSLMLSESLDNANAVTSDIQTQVKEEPEDPCPPIVPSPSPGDVDIAQTPGATDNSTPEANALSPDLHSIFLKQEYPSLPSVPEEECEQDGPETLPDSPDDDDP
- the zrsr2 gene encoding U2 small nuclear ribonucleoprotein auxiliary factor 35 kDa subunit-related protein 2 isoform X4 — protein: MAASIPSAVSAPSLGQKRRASLKKKERRKRKRQALAKAQIRESGENRDDSPPEQDDDEEERKAEEERRRLDQEWLERERLAQQEFRLRWEREDAARKRQEEEEARIKQEWEAQQRREEEEKEQKKQEKRDREEAVQKMLDQAESQLENGGPWRNPEAPDFGTEQDRANCPFFLKTGACRFGDRCSRKHVHPPSSPTLMIRGMFATFGMDQRSRDDYDTDACLEHSEEEVQQQFVDFYEDVLPELRTAGKVVQFKVSCNFEPHLRGNVYVQFDTEEQCREAFMMFNGRWYAGKQLQCEFSPVTRWKTAICGLFDRQKCPKGKHCNFLHVYRNPGNEFWEADRDLHMSPDRGGGGTGSFAGGRFSERSSRSSWTERSQSRRGERSRRSRSRESRIAQRRESLQSDRSWTSRTSTRPRSRSRDRERRDRSRDRRDRGRDRDRRDGSRDRDGSKREGWRGSPTEASRGRSRSASPGESSKRKRQGSRSPGESSKRKRQGSRSPGESSKRKRQGSRSPGESSKRKRQGSRSPGESSKRKRQGSRSPGESSKRKRQGSRSPGESSKRKRPGSRSPGKTSQKDKQPANDSSDTAPSRHKHSKKSKKKKSKRRKPKRDKKSQSAGGQSSSAESGKESWDEEKPSPNLVDSSTRTPHEVDNTTQETVDVDNTTQETVDVDNTTQETVDVDNTTQETVDVDNTTQETARVNAILSLMLSESLDNANAVTSDIQTQVKEEPEDPCPPIVPSPSPGDVDIAQTPGATDNSTPEANALSPDLHSIFLKQEYPSLPSVPEEECEQDGPETLPDSPDDDDP
- the zrsr2 gene encoding U2 small nuclear ribonucleoprotein auxiliary factor 35 kDa subunit-related protein 2 isoform X6, encoding MAASIPSAVSAPSLGQKRRASLKKKERRKRKRQALAKAQIRESGENRDDSPPEQDDDEEERKAEEERRRLDQEWLERERLAQQEFRLRWEREDAARKRQEEEEARIKQEWEAQQRREEEEKEQKKQEKRDREEAVQKMLDQAESQLENGGPWRNPEAPDFGTEQDRANCPFFLKTGACRFGDRCSRKHVHPPSSPTLMIRGMFATFGMDQRSRDDYDTDACLEHSEEEVQQQFVDFYEDVLPELRTAGKVVQFKVSCNFEPHLRGNVYVQFDTEEQCREAFMMFNGRWYAGKQLQCEFSPVTRWKTAICGLFDRQKCPKGKHCNFLHVYRNPGNEFWEADRDLHMSPDRGGGGTGSFAGGRFSERSSRSSWTERSQSRRGERSRRSRSRESRIAQRRESLQSDRSWTSRTSTRPRSRSRDRERRDRSRDRRDRGRDRDRRDGSRDRDGSKREGWRGSPTEASRGRSRSASPGESSKRKRQGSRSPGESSKRKRQGSRSPGESSKRKRQGSRSPGESSKRKRQGSRSPGESSKRKRQGSRSPGESSKRKRQGSRSPGESSKRKRPGSRSPGKTSQKDKQPANDSSDTAPSRHKHSKKSKKKKSKRRKPKRDKKSQSAGGQSSSAESGKESWDEEKPSPNLVDSSTRTPHEVDNTTQETVDVDNTTQETVDVDNTSQETARVNAILSLMLSESLDNANAVTSDIQTQVKEEPEDPCPPIVPSPSPGDVDIAQTPGATDNSTPEANALSPDLHSIFLKQEYPSLPSVPEEECEQDGPETLPDSPDDDDP
- the zrsr2 gene encoding U2 small nuclear ribonucleoprotein auxiliary factor 35 kDa subunit-related protein 2 isoform X1; the encoded protein is MAASIPSAVSAPSLGQKRRASLKKKERRKRKRQALAKAQIRESGENRDDSPPEQDDDEEERKAEEERRRLDQEWLERERLAQQEFRLRWEREDAARKRQEEEEARIKQEWEAQQRREEEEKEQKKQEKRDREEAVQKMLDQAESQLENGGPWRNPEAPDFGTEQDRANCPFFLKTGACRFGDRCSRKHVHPPSSPTLMIRGMFATFGMDQRSRDDYDTDACLEHSEEEVQQQFVDFYEDVLPELRTAGKVVQFKVSCNFEPHLRGNVYVQFDTEEQCREAFMMFNGRWYAGKQLQCEFSPVTRWKTAICGLFDRQKCPKGKHCNFLHVYRNPGNEFWEADRDLHMSPDRGGGGTGSFAGGRFSERSSRSSWTERSQSRRGERSRRSRSRESRIAQRRESLQSDRSWTSRTSTRPRSRSRDRERRDRSRDRRDRGRDRDRRDGSRDRDGSKREGWRGSPTEASRGRSRSASPGESSKRKRQGSRSPGESSKRKRQGSRSPGESSKRKRQGSRSPGESSKRKRQGSRSPGESSKRKRQGSRSPGESSKRKRQGSRSPGESSKRKRPGSRSPGKTSQKDKQPANDSSDTAPSRHKHSKKSKKKKSKRRKPKRDKKSQSAGGQSSSAESGKESWDEEKPSPNLVDSSTRTPHEVDNTTQETVDVDNTTQETVDVDNTTQETVDVDNTTQETVDVDNTTQETVDVDNTSQETARVNAILSLMLSESLDNANAVTSDIQTQVKEEPEDPCPPIVPSPSPGDVDIAQTPGATDNSTPEANALSPDLHSIFLKQEYPSLPSVPEEECEQDGPETLPDSPDDDDP